A stretch of DNA from Thermoplasmata archaeon:
TCCTCTTATCCCCATCTCACTTTACGGTGCAGCAAAACTTGGTGCTGAGGGCTTTATCACTGCCTACTGTGGTTCCTATGGTTTCCAGTGCTGGATATACAGGTTTGCAAATGTAGTTGGAGCGAGAGGCACCCATGGTGTGATAGTGGACTTCATTAACAAGCTGAAGAGAAATCCAAAGGAACTTGAGATTCTTGGGAATGGAAAACAAACCAAGTCGTATCTGAGTGTTGAGGATACTGTGAGCGGAATGCTCTTTGGTCTTGAGCATGCTAATGAGCAGGTGAACATCTTCAACCTTGGGTCGGATGATTGGATAAATGTGACGAGAATTGCAGAGATAGTGGTTGAGGAACTTGGTTTAAGGGAAGTAAAGTTCAGATACACAGGTGGAGACAGGGGCTGGAGCGGGGATGTTCCTAGGATGCTGCTTTCCACAGAGAAAATTCGTTCGTTAGGCTGGAAACCAGTGCATGGCTCAGAAGAGGCCGTGAGACGGGCAGTGAAAGCCCTGGTTGCTGAAATTTGGAGAGGGGGTTGAAATGGTCAAAACTGTTGTGGTACCCACCGATGGCTCTGAAGACATGGAACAGGTACTTTCCATAGCTGTGGACATTGCTAGAACAATGGAGGCAAAGATTTACGGAATTTATGTGGTTGACCTCACACCATTCATTGACTTCCCAGAGGATGAGGTTGTTCAGAGTATAAAGGCAAAGCTTTATGAGGAAGGGTGGAACGCCCTTAGAACCCTTGAAAAATTCTGCAAAGAAAGGGGCAATGAAGTCGAGGTGCTGATCGAAGAAGGAAATCCAGCTGAAAAAATCATAAAGATTGCGAAAAAACTCAAGGCAGACCTGATAGTCATGGGCACAAGGCATTCCTCAACAGATGAATTTCTGCCCTCCTTCACAACCACTGAAAAACTCAGTGGGGAGATTGCGAGCATTGGAAGAGCATTATCCAGAAAACTGTTTGGAAGCACAGCCGAAAAAGTGATTGAGGGTGCACACTGCGATGTACTCGCTGTGCCAATCTTCAAGGAGGATTAAGAATGGTTGGGAACCAGGTCGCAGGAGTAAAGAACATTCTGATTGCAACAGACGGTTCTGAGGGAATGGAAGGTGTTTACAAGCTCGCATTTGACATGGCTAAGAACCTGAATGCAAAGCTTTTTGCAGTTTATGTGGTTGACATTTCCCCGTTCGCAGGACTGCCAGAGGACGATGTGCTTGTTCGTGCTAAAGCAAAGCTTTACGAAAGTGGTTGGAACTTGCTGAGAGAGTTAAAAGAGAGGGCAAAGAATGTGGGTCTCGAAATTGAGGCAAGCGTTGATGAGGGTATCCCCGCAGAACGAATTGTAAGAATTGCTAAAAAGTTGAAGATTGACATGATTGTGATGGGAACCACGGGAAAGTCAGGAGTGGACAAAATTCTGCTTGGGAGTGTTGCAGAAACTGTCATAAAAAATGCTCCATGTCCAGTGCTTGCTGTGAGAAAACCTACCATCTAAGCGAGAAACAACAGAATTTTCCGTTCCGTGTCTGGCACTCAACTTCCAAAATTTCTGCGTTTTGGCCAATTTGCTCCAGGACACCTTTTATAATTCCAATCCAGGCGGTGCAACATTCTTCTCGGAAATTTATGTTACCCACATATAATTTAGCACCATTTTCCTCCAGGTGAACTGAAATGTGGGCATGTCTAAAGGACTCTGAAATTGAATAAGCTGCCCGTTGAAGGGCTTTTTTTATGTCTTTTTCTTGGTTTTTTTGAGAATACGCCATTGCCACATGCTTCCCAGCGTTTAACACATGCTCTTCTCCCTTCTCACGGCTAAGCCATGTAATCAATTCACAGAATGTGGAGATAGGGTATTCTGTGGAATCTTCAATTTTCCCGTATCTCTGAAGTCCCGTCTCCTTAATGCAGGAATTGTAGCCAAGCGGACCCCATCTGGAGCTGATGTAACTGAGATAGAGATTGAGAAACCTCCCTCTGACATACACTCCTTGCATCCGATTTCAATATGACTTTGCAGTATATAAAACTTACAATAAAATTAGCATTTGCATTTTTGTGCAAATTTTGTTCTCCTCTGGATTGTAAAAAATTTTATATCTATGAAGAACATAGAGGGACTAGGATGGAGATAATCTACTATGTTTACGGCACCATGTTTCTGGTGACTGCAATAGCCACAATGTATGTGGCTCATCGAGGCTACTGGGCCGACCCGAAAGGTAGAAAAAACAAGCTGTTTCTGTTGCTTTCAATTGCAATGATAATCTGGCTACTAGGCGAAACAGGTTTCTGGTTCTCAAGTGAGACCCAGATGGTGCTGGCATTCTACCACTTCAAATACATTGGAATAATACTAACACCCCCTGCGTTCTTCTTAGTAGCTAGCGCAGTACCAATCTGGCGAAACATTTTGAATAAAAAATGGATTTATGGTGTTCTTTTTAGCATAGCCGGTGCATTCGTGTTCCTTTGCCTCACAAATCCATTTACACACATCTACTTCTCCTATTATTATGAGGCCCCTCTTGC
This window harbors:
- a CDS encoding universal stress protein — translated: MVKTVVVPTDGSEDMEQVLSIAVDIARTMEAKIYGIYVVDLTPFIDFPEDEVVQSIKAKLYEEGWNALRTLEKFCKERGNEVEVLIEEGNPAEKIIKIAKKLKADLIVMGTRHSSTDEFLPSFTTTEKLSGEIASIGRALSRKLFGSTAEKVIEGAHCDVLAVPIFKED
- a CDS encoding NAD-dependent epimerase/dehydratase family protein, translated to MRCLVTGGAGFIGSHLVDALVAKGEEVTVIDNLSGGRIEYIKEHIDSNRVKFIHGDLLDREVTAQAAEGVEIVFHLAANPDIRHGTANPDVDLKQGVVATHNLLEVMRQKEVKRIVFASSSVVYGEAKKIPTPEDYGPLIPISLYGAAKLGAEGFITAYCGSYGFQCWIYRFANVVGARGTHGVIVDFINKLKRNPKELEILGNGKQTKSYLSVEDTVSGMLFGLEHANEQVNIFNLGSDDWINVTRIAEIVVEELGLREVKFRYTGGDRGWSGDVPRMLLSTEKIRSLGWKPVHGSEEAVRRAVKALVAEIWRGG
- a CDS encoding universal stress protein; translation: MVGNQVAGVKNILIATDGSEGMEGVYKLAFDMAKNLNAKLFAVYVVDISPFAGLPEDDVLVRAKAKLYESGWNLLRELKERAKNVGLEIEASVDEGIPAERIVRIAKKLKIDMIVMGTTGKSGVDKILLGSVAETVIKNAPCPVLAVRKPTI